In Musa acuminata AAA Group cultivar baxijiao chromosome BXJ3-9, Cavendish_Baxijiao_AAA, whole genome shotgun sequence, a single genomic region encodes these proteins:
- the LOC135648871 gene encoding serine carboxypeptidase-like 35, whose amino-acid sequence MSVLVAASSLLLMAMAMGAARGSSRREADRVGALPGQPAVEFRHYAGYVRVSDDKALFFWFFEAKRRPEEKPLVLWLNGGPGCSSIAYGAAQELGPFLVKSNSPNLTLNPYSWNNVANLLFLESPVGVGFSYTNRSLDLEELGDRTTAQDSHTFLLNWFKRFPEFKHHDLYIAGESYAGHYVPQLAELIYEGNKKASKDSFINLRGFMIGNAVLNDATDQLGMVEYAWSHAIISDELYSTVRKECDSFKEEGEGGRASKACSPAVRAFLQAYNDIDIYSIYSPICLSSLTKSSPSRKLVAAPKFFSQHEIWHDMRKMPTGYDPCTEDYVEKYFNRKDVQRALHANVTRLSYPYSPCSELIHNWNDSPSTVLPILMKLMKAGLRVWVYSGDTDGRVPVTSTRYSINEMRLRPKGEERKRWGGWRAWYHKGQVAGWVVEYEEGLTLATVRGAGHQVPVFAPDRALSLLSHFLGGQPLPSSRSP is encoded by the exons ATGTCGGTTCTTGTGGCTGCATCGTCTCTTCTGCTAATGGCCATGGCCATGGGCGCAGCTCGGGGTTCGTCGCGGCGCGAGGCCGATAGGGTGGGGGCGCTCCCCGGCCAGCCAGCGGTGGAGTTCAGGCACTACGCCGGGTACGTAAGGGTAAGCGACGACAAGGCGCTCTTCTTCTGGTTCTTCGAGGCCAAACGACGGCCGGAGGAGAAGCCTCTCGTGCTCTGGCTCAATGGAG GACCCGGATGCTCTTCCATTGCTTATGGAGCTGCACAAGAGTTAGGGCCATTCTTGGTCAAAAGCAATTCTCCCAACCTCACTCTCAATCCCTACTCCTGGAACAACG TTGCAAATCTTTTGTTCCTCGAATCGCCGGTCGGGGTAGGATTCTCCTACACCAATAGATCACTAGATTTGGAGGAGCTCGGCGATCGAACCACAGCCCAAGACTCCCATACCTTTCTCTTGAACTGGTTCAAGAGGTTCCCTGAGTTCAAGCACCATGACTTGTAcattgctggagaaagctacgcAG GTCACTATGTTCCCCAGCTTGCAGAGCTCATCTATGAAGGAAACAAGAAAGCTAGCAAGGATTCATTTATTAATCTTAGAGGTTTCATG ATTGGGAATGCAGTGCTTAACGATGCGACGGACCAGCTGGGAATGGTGGAGTATGCCTGGAGCCACGCCATAATCTCCGACGAGCTCTACTCCACCGTGCGTAAAGAATGCGACTCCTTCAAGGAAGAAGGGGAAGGCGGGCGGGCGAGCAAAGCATGCTCGCCGGCCGTCAGAGCTTTCTTACAGGCCTACAATGATATCGATATCTACAGCATCTACTCCCCGATCTGCCTCTCGTCGCTCACCAAATCTTCTCCCTCGCGCAAGCTCGTCGCAGCCCCCAAGTTCTTCTCTCAGCAT GAGATATGGCATGACATGAGAAAGATGCCGACAGGGTATGATCCATGCACCGAAGACTACGTGGAGAAATACTTCAACAGGAAGGATGTGCAAAGGGCACTGCACGCCAACGTCACACGTCTCTCTTACCCCTACTCCCCTTGCAG CGAATTGATACACAACTGGAATGACTCTCCATCCACCGTACTCCCCATCCTGATGAAGCTGATGAAAGCAGGCCTTCGAGTTTGGGTCTACAG TGGCGACACCGACGGCAGGGTGCCGGTGACGTCGACGAGGTACAGCATCAACGAGATGAGGCTTCGGCCAAAGGGAGAGGAAAGGAAGCGTTGGGGGGGCTGGAGGGCTTGGTACCACAAGGGGCAGGTGGCTGGGTGGGTGGTGGAGTACGAAGAGGGGCTGACATTGGCCACCGTGAGGGGCGCCGGCCACCAGGTGCCTGTCTTCGCCCCCGACCGCGCCCTCTCCCTGCTCTCCCACTTTCTTGGAGGCCAACCGCTACCATCCTCGCGCTCCCCGTAG